One Narcine bancroftii isolate sNarBan1 chromosome 3, sNarBan1.hap1, whole genome shotgun sequence DNA window includes the following coding sequences:
- the mef2b gene encoding myocyte-specific enhancer factor 2B, translating to MGRKKIQISRIVDQRNRQVTFTKRKFGLMKKAYELSVLCDCEIALIIFNSTNRLFQYASTDMDRVLLKYTEYSEPHESRTNSDILETLRKKGLNGCESPDQEIDESMEPSLDVNDKYRKFEMVNHMNNRQRVCAGTLSNHEVSLLSAAQSATGLAYSNPTGSILNRGPLPVISRNAHSAGLTSQVSTISHSGAGYLNAHVSSGMLNSPGDLNRTMTTRSPTPGNLGPGGRRPELHAISTGSRNLPASLRINSSAVHPTSPMVTVASPGLTGHGLGGYSPGITGYSLTDNASVPVYNQASVHQDQNSIWHLRQQPQPHLASIQPSAHPPLGVSSPSHLPHPAFQMVSVKSERASPHSEGGRGSGMFQQHEGRLCLSPCEDPKDYAKGFPCPVVLSRPPSAGEEGVPTKRMRPVDRWQR from the exons GTGACCTTCACCAAGAGGAAGTTTGGCCTGATGAAGAAAGCATATGAACTGAGCGTTCTGTGTGACTGTGAGATCGCACTCATCATCTTCAACAGCACCAACAGACTCTTTCAGTATGCCAGCACTGACATGGACCGGGTCCTGCTCAAATACACAGAGTATAGTGAGCCCCATGAGAGCCGTACAAACTCCGACATCCTTGAG ACACTGAGGAAGAAGGGTTTGAACGGCTGTGAGAGTCCAGACCAAGAGATCGATGAGTCGATGGAGCCGAGCTTGGATGTAAACGATAAATATCGGAAGTTTGAAATGGTGAATCACATGAACAACAGACAGAGGGTTTGT GCAGGTACACTATCTAACCATGAGGTGTCCCTTCTGTCTGCGGCACAGAGTGCCACAGGTCTGGCCTACAGTAACCCAACCGGGTCCATCCTGAACCGAGGACCGCTGCCAGTCATATCGCGAAATGCTCATTCAGCAGGGTTGACGTCGCAAGTCTCCACGATTTCCCATTCAG GTGCTGGTTACTTGAATGCCCACGTCTCCTCAGGGATGCTGAACTCCCCTGGGGACCTCAATAGAACCATGACGACGAGGTCCCCGACCCCTGGAAACCTTGGCCCTGGTGGTCGAAGACCTGAACTACATGCCATCTCGACTGGCTCCAGAAACCTGCCTGCTTCACTG AGAATAAATTCATCAGCTGTGCATCCCACTTCACCCATGGTTACCGTGGCCAGCCCTGGATTGACAGGCCATGGACTCGGGGGTTACTCTCCTGGCATCACCG GTTACTCCCTCACTGACAATGCTTCAGTGCCCGTGTACAACCAGGCGTCTGTGCACCAGGATCAAAATTCCATCTGGCATCTGCGGCAGCAACCTCAGCCACACTTGGCCAGCATCCAACCCTCAGCACATCCTCCTCTGGG GGTAAGCAGCCCCTCCCACCTGCCCCATCCGGCATTTCAGATGGTCAGCGTCAAGTCGGAGCGTGCCTCCCCCCACAGTGAGGGAGGCAGGGGTTCTGGAATGTTCCAGCAGCACGAGGGACGACTGTGCCTCAGTCCCTGTGAGGACCCCAAGGATTACGCCAAGGGTTTCCCATGCCCAGTGGTGCTGAGCCGTCCACCATCTGCAGGAGAAGAGGGCGTCCCCACCAAGCGGATGCGACCAGTGGACAGGTGGCAGAGATGA